Within Phragmitibacter flavus, the genomic segment TCCGCCCCGCTCAGAAAAATCACATCGCCGCCCAACTCGCGAATCCCCACTTCAAAACTCACCCGAGTCCGCGTCGACGATTTATTAAAAATCAAAGCCCACACCTGACCATCCAGCACCTTGGGTGTCTGGTTGCGATGTTTCTTCAACTCCACACCGAGGTTCACCATGTCGGTAATGTCCTGCGCACTGAGCGCTTCAATGGAGAGGAGATGTTTCATGAACGGCGGCTTGGGGAAAAATGGGGAATTCGCAACTTGCCCGCAATCCCCCACAAAGCAACTCAGTTGACGAATTTGTCAGCCAACTGATCCAAAATCAGATCAACCACGAATGGACACGAATTTACACGAATAGGAGTTCCTCCGGAAACCACCCATCAAGGTTCATGATTTCATCATTTGAGCCCATCTGTGGAAATCTGTGTCCATCTGTGGTTTGAATTTCATCATCGGTATTCCATTCGTGTAAATTCGTGTCCATTCGTGGTTCAATTTTTCTTCAACCACAGGTGGACACAAATAGGCACAGATAAATCCCAATCCTCCGCTCCCCTCACCGCTGGCAAAACCGGCAATAAAACGTCGACCGCTGTCCCTGCACGATCCGCAGCACCGGCTTCGCACAAGCCAAACAAGGCTCCCCCTCGCGACCATACACCCGCAAGCTCTGTTTGAAATATCCCGGCTGACCATCCTCACGCACGAAATCCCGCAGCGTCGTGCCGCCCATCTCAATCGACTTCAACAACACCTCGCGCACCGACACCACCAGCCTTTCATAATCCGCCTTCTTCACCTTCCCCGCTGCTTTGGCCGGATTGATCCCCGCCATGAACAACGCCTCACACGCATAGATATTCCCGATCCCCACCGCCGTCTTGCCGTCCATGATGAACAGTTTCACCGCCACGTTTTTTCCTCGCGAAAGCTGCATCAATCGCCCCGCCGAAAAAGCCGCATCAAACGGTTCCGGCCCCAGATGCCTCAACAAATCATGTTCCTCCGGCACGCCCGTCAGCCACAACATCGCCCCAAACCGACGCGGGTCATGGTAACGCAGCTCCATCCCCGAATCCAAATGCAGCGACACGTGATCATGCTTTCGCAATACCACCCCCGGCTCCGTCAATCGTAAGCTCCCCGACATCCCCAGATGCACCAACAACGTCCCTGACTCCGCAGCAAACAGCAGATATTTCGCCCTTCGCTTGCCACCCGTGATCCGTTGACCGGCCAGCAACTGCACCTCCTCCGGCACCGGCCAGCGCAAACGTGGTTCCCGCACCTCCACCTTCGTCACCACGCGCCCCAACAAGTGCGGCAGCACCCCGCGCAACGTCGTTTCAACTTCAGGAAGCTCTGGCATAAAAAGGCAGCGTCATGGGGACCGCGAAGTTTCACTTCGCATCATCCATTGGCCATCACTCCAACACGATTCCATCAAAGTGCAACATCGCGTTCCCTTGCGTTCACCCCAACTCCAGCGCAAATGGTGATGCTTCGCGATCACCCATGCTCCTGCAAGCCCGTCATCACCAGCTTACCTTCCCCCGCCAGCCGTTGGTGATGGGCATCATCAACATCAACGACGACTCCTTTTGTAACGACGGCTCGCTTGATCCCACCACCGCCCTCGCCCAAGCGCGTCAGCAACTCATCGACGGTGCCGACATCATCGACATCGGTGCCGAAAGCGCCCGCACCAACCGCGGCCCCATTTCCATTGAAGAAGAGGTCCGCCGCCTGCGCAGTTTCATCGATCAATGGCCCGATCTCATCGCTGACTTACCGGCTTCGCCACCCCTGCTTTCCATCAACACCTGGCGCTCCGAAGTCGTCGAACAAATCCTTCCCCACGGCGGCGACATCCTCAACGACATCTCCGCCCTGCCCGATGCCCGCAATGCCGAACTCTGCGCCCAACACGGGGCCGCCCTGCTCATCATGCACAGCGTCGGGCAACCCAAAGTCGCCCACACCCATGTCGGCTGGCCCGACATCATGGCGGAACTCGACCGCTTCTTCGAAGAAAAAATTCAGCTCGCCATCGCCGCCGGACTCAACCCCAACCAGATCATCCTCGATCCTGGCATCGACTTCGCCAAACAGCGCGACGACAACCTCACTATTTACCGCGACCTCGAAAAACTCCATCGCTTCAATCGCCCCATCCTGCTGCCCGTTTCGCGCAAAACCGTCATCGGGAATGTCCTCAACCTCCCCGATCCGAACGAACGCGACGCCGGCACCCTCGCCTGCATTGCTACTGGCGTCCGACGAGGAGCCCACATCTTCCGCGTTCACAATGTCCCCGCCGTCGTGCAATCCCTGAAAATCCTCACTCCATTGATGGATCCCGTAGCAGCCGATGTAAGGAGGCTCTAATTCCTTCGCCCCGCGTTCGCCCCCCACCAAAAACCATAGAGCCTCCTCACGTCGGCTACTACTCCGCCAACGACCTCAGCCACGCTTTGAAAAATCGCACGCCATCCTCCAGATCCGCCACTGAAATGTGCTCATCAATCGTGTGAGCCTGGGCAATCGTCCCCGGTCCAATCGCCACGCTCGGCACTCCGCCCTGCGCCAAAAACGCCGCATCACAAACCCACGGCGCCCCCCCCAATGGCGCCCCCGCCGCCACGAGCTTCTGCACAAAAACATCTTCCTCCGGCGTGTCCAAACACGGCTGCGGTTTCATCCGCGGCGTCACCCTGGCCGTCTCATCATGCGCCGCCACAAACGCCTCCAACAACGCCAGCGGCCCGCCTTGACGATGCAAATCCGGCGTAAAGCGGATATCCACCGTCAACACACAATGATCCGCCGTGATGTTGGGCCTCGAACCGCCGCGAATCATCCCCAAACTCAGCGTTGTTTTCCCCAGCCACGCATCCTCACCGCCCGCCTCCGCCAGCTGACCACGAAACTCTCCATCCAGCGCCTTGATCAACCGCGCCATCCGCAAAATCGCGTTTTCCCCCAGCTCCGGACGCGATCCATGCACCGCCACTCCAAACGTCTCAATGTCCGCCCAAAGACACCCCTTGTGTTTAAAAACCGTCTCCAATCCGGTCGGCTCTCCAATGATCCCGAATGCATACTCCGCCCCATGCTTTTCCGCAAAATGACGCGACCCATGCTGTGCCGTCTCCTCCGACATGAACCCCGCAAAATGCACCTCCACCGGCAGCGCTGCCAGTTCACCTGTTGAATGCAACTCGTGCAAAGCCCACAACATTGCCGCCATCGGCCCTTTCGTGTCCGACGCCCCGCGCCCCCAAACCTTGCCATCGCGTAGTTCCCCGCCAAACGGCTCGACGATCATCCCCACCACGCCCACCGTGTCCGTGTGCGGCGCAAAAACGATCTTCTTTTTCGCCGCTCCATCGCTGGAAGCGTTGGTTGGATACCGTCCGATCACATTCGGCCGATCCGGCAAAATCTCCTCCAGCACCACCGCTGCCCCCGACGCCTTCAGAAACTCTCCAACATACTCTGCACAGGCCTTTTCCCCGATGAATTCCGTCCCGGGATCTCCATCCGGATTCACCGACGGAATGCGCACCAGCGCTTGCAACAGTTCGGTGACAGATTGGGGCAGCGAAAGCATGGCGCAGCACCTTCCCCATTTATAGTCTGGCAGCAACTGCGAGATTCGGTCGATTTGTCAGAATCGGGTGCTGTGCCCGGAACGACTTGCCTGCCGAAACAATGGACGCTATTCTGCCCGCATGGTGACTTGGGCTGAAATTTGCGCCGATCCGGTGTTGCAAAATCTTCCTTACAAAATCGAAACCAATCGTTTTGGCAAAATCATGATGAGTCCCGCGTCGTTCTGGCATGGTGGTTTTGAGATCGAGATTGGCCACCTTCTCAAACAGCTGATGCAAGGCGGCAGAGCGGTCGCCGAATGCGCCATCAAAACCACCGACGGCATCCGCGTCGCCGATGTCGCCTGGATTTCTCGCGAACGTTACGAGCCCCATCGCAAGGCCATCAGCCTGCCCATTGCACCAGAGATTTGTGTTGAGATCATTTCAAGTTCCAACACCAAAGAGGAGATGCTCAGCAAGATGCAGCTGTATTTCTCTGCGGGTGCCAAAGAAACCTGGTTGTGTGATGAAGATGGCAACATGGAGTTTTACCACTCCGCATCTGTCGCGCCCATTCCGCAATCCGTGCTTTGCCCGCTATTTCCCGTCAAGGTCGTGTTGGACTGATCCCCTGCCCGCGAAGATTTAGTTCGCCTCGAAGCTCAAGCGGACAGTCTACCGCAATCCCTTCGAGCGCATGTTCAGCCACCACTCCACAAACCGAGGAATGCCGCTATCGATGTGCGTCGTCGGCTTGAAGTTCAGCAACTTCGCCGCCTTGCTCACATCAGCACTGGTCAAAGGCACATCACCGGGCTGTTCCGGCATCTCATTGATCTCCGCCTTTTTGCCCAGTGAGTTCTCGATCACCTCAATCAACTCATTCAGCTTCACCGTCTGCGATCCACCCAAGTTAAAAATGCTGCACTTTGGCGCCGCTTCATCGGCTGAATAAGCCAGCGCACCCAATATCCCATCCACAATGTCGCTGATGAACGTGTAATCACGCGCGGTGTCGCCCTTGCCGTAACGGTCGATCGGCTGGTCCTCGTGGATCAACCGTGTGAACTTTGAAATCGCCAAATCAGGCCGCTGTCTCGGACCATACACCGTGAAAAATCGCAGGCACACCGTGTGAATGCCAACCAGCGCCGAGTAATTCGAACACATCTGCTCGCCCGCCATCTTGGTCATCGCATAGGGCGAGATCGTCTGCAAAATGGGATCCTCCTCCGCAAACGGCACCTTCTTGTTCACCCCGTAAACCGA encodes:
- the mutM gene encoding bifunctional DNA-formamidopyrimidine glycosylase/DNA-(apurinic or apyrimidinic site) lyase, producing MPELPEVETTLRGVLPHLLGRVVTKVEVREPRLRWPVPEEVQLLAGQRITGGKRRAKYLLFAAESGTLLVHLGMSGSLRLTEPGVVLRKHDHVSLHLDSGMELRYHDPRRFGAMLWLTGVPEEHDLLRHLGPEPFDAAFSAGRLMQLSRGKNVAVKLFIMDGKTAVGIGNIYACEALFMAGINPAKAAGKVKKADYERLVVSVREVLLKSIEMGGTTLRDFVREDGQPGYFKQSLRVYGREGEPCLACAKPVLRIVQGQRSTFYCRFCQR
- the folP gene encoding dihydropteroate synthase codes for the protein MLLQARHHQLTFPRQPLVMGIININDDSFCNDGSLDPTTALAQARQQLIDGADIIDIGAESARTNRGPISIEEEVRRLRSFIDQWPDLIADLPASPPLLSINTWRSEVVEQILPHGGDILNDISALPDARNAELCAQHGAALLIMHSVGQPKVAHTHVGWPDIMAELDRFFEEKIQLAIAAGLNPNQIILDPGIDFAKQRDDNLTIYRDLEKLHRFNRPILLPVSRKTVIGNVLNLPDPNERDAGTLACIATGVRRGAHIFRVHNVPAVVQSLKILTPLMDPVAADVRRL
- a CDS encoding SDR family NAD(P)-dependent oxidoreductase — its product is MNVLVTGGAGFIGSHTVERLLSEGARVVVLDNFNDYYDPAIKRENLRAVRDQVTVIEGDLRDPSVVEQAFTALEGGLDAVIHLAARAGVRPSIEQPELYIDTNIKGTFYLLEACKRHGVKRFVFASSSSVYGVNKKVPFAEEDPILQTISPYAMTKMAGEQMCSNYSALVGIHTVCLRFFTVYGPRQRPDLAISKFTRLIHEDQPIDRYGKGDTARDYTFISDIVDGILGALAYSADEAAPKCSIFNLGGSQTVKLNELIEVIENSLGKKAEINEMPEQPGDVPLTSADVSKAAKLLNFKPTTHIDSGIPRFVEWWLNMRSKGLR
- a CDS encoding M20 family metallopeptidase, which encodes MLSLPQSVTELLQALVRIPSVNPDGDPGTEFIGEKACAEYVGEFLKASGAAVVLEEILPDRPNVIGRYPTNASSDGAAKKKIVFAPHTDTVGVVGMIVEPFGGELRDGKVWGRGASDTKGPMAAMLWALHELHSTGELAALPVEVHFAGFMSEETAQHGSRHFAEKHGAEYAFGIIGEPTGLETVFKHKGCLWADIETFGVAVHGSRPELGENAILRMARLIKALDGEFRGQLAEAGGEDAWLGKTTLSLGMIRGGSRPNITADHCVLTVDIRFTPDLHRQGGPLALLEAFVAAHDETARVTPRMKPQPCLDTPEEDVFVQKLVAAGAPLGGAPWVCDAAFLAQGGVPSVAIGPGTIAQAHTIDEHISVADLEDGVRFFKAWLRSLAE
- a CDS encoding Uma2 family endonuclease yields the protein MVTWAEICADPVLQNLPYKIETNRFGKIMMSPASFWHGGFEIEIGHLLKQLMQGGRAVAECAIKTTDGIRVADVAWISRERYEPHRKAISLPIAPEICVEIISSSNTKEEMLSKMQLYFSAGAKETWLCDEDGNMEFYHSASVAPIPQSVLCPLFPVKVVLD